A genome region from Gammaproteobacteria bacterium includes the following:
- a CDS encoding imidazolonepropionase, with product MNFILTNCRISTMSQAVDQPGLLDGAALEVRDGRIAWVGPAADRAGGPNGEFVDLGGRLVTPGLIDCHTHLVYAGNRASEWAMRLAGATYEEIAREGGGIASSVHATRAATDNELLESARDRLHALMAEGLTTVEIKSGYGLDLETELRMLHVARKLGGTENVDVIATFLGAHALPPEYADNRGGYLRLLVEGMLPAVAAEGLADAVDAYCEGVAFTAVEVRTIFERARALGLPVRLHAEQFSDSGGAAMAAVLGALSCDHLEYLSPEGIDAMASAGTVAVLAPGAFYYLGQTRKPPIEALRAAGVPMAVSTDHNPGTSPMLSLLAAMNMACVLFGLTPEEALRGATVNAARALGLTDRGSIEPGKQADLAVWDAQSPDELSYALGHNPCYRVYKNGVLREH from the coding sequence ATGAATTTCATCCTGACCAATTGCCGGATCAGCACCATGTCGCAGGCTGTCGACCAACCCGGCCTGCTGGACGGCGCTGCGCTCGAAGTGAGAGACGGGCGGATCGCCTGGGTCGGCCCGGCAGCGGATCGCGCGGGCGGACCGAACGGGGAATTCGTGGACCTGGGAGGGCGCCTGGTCACGCCCGGGCTCATCGACTGCCACACGCACCTCGTTTACGCGGGCAACCGGGCGAGCGAATGGGCCATGCGCCTTGCAGGCGCCACTTATGAAGAGATCGCCCGCGAAGGCGGAGGCATCGCGTCCAGCGTGCACGCAACGCGCGCCGCGACTGACAACGAGCTGCTGGAATCCGCCCGCGACCGGCTCCATGCGCTGATGGCCGAGGGACTCACCACGGTGGAAATCAAGTCCGGTTACGGCCTGGACCTCGAAACGGAGCTGCGCATGCTCCACGTTGCGCGAAAACTGGGCGGGACGGAGAACGTGGACGTGATCGCCACGTTCCTGGGCGCTCACGCGCTGCCCCCGGAATACGCCGACAACCGCGGGGGATATTTGCGTCTTCTGGTCGAGGGCATGCTCCCGGCGGTGGCGGCGGAAGGCCTCGCCGACGCGGTGGACGCCTACTGCGAAGGCGTTGCATTCACCGCGGTCGAGGTCAGAACGATCTTCGAACGCGCCCGGGCGCTGGGCCTGCCGGTGCGGCTGCACGCCGAGCAGTTCTCCGATTCGGGCGGCGCGGCAATGGCGGCAGTACTGGGCGCGCTGTCCTGCGACCATCTCGAATACCTTTCCCCCGAGGGGATCGACGCGATGGCGTCGGCCGGAACGGTTGCCGTGCTGGCGCCGGGCGCCTTCTACTACCTGGGGCAGACCCGGAAACCCCCGATCGAGGCACTCCGTGCGGCGGGCGTGCCGATGGCGGTCAGCACCGACCACAACCCCGGTACCTCGCCGATGTTGTCGCTGCTCGCTGCCATGAACATGGCCTGCGTGCTGTTCGGGCTTACGCCGGAAGAAGCGCTGCGCGGCGCAACGGTGAACGCGGCGCGGGCGCTCGGACTGACCGACCGCGGCTCGATCGAGCCGGGCAAGCAGGCCGATCTGGCCGTGTGGGACGCGCAATCGCCCGATGAGCTCAGTTACGCTCTGGGTCATAACCCCTGCTACCGCGTATACAAGAATGGGGTACTGCGCGAGCACTGA
- the hutU gene encoding urocanate hydratase, whose translation MKNSRTIRAPRGAGLSCKSWLTEAPMRMLMNNLDPEVAENPAELVVYGGRGKAARNWEAFDRMVAALRALESDETLLVQSGKPVAVLRTFPDAPRVLIANSNLVPHWATLEHFNELDRQGLMMFGQMTAGSWIYIGSQGIVQGTYETYAEMGRQHFGGDMSGKWFLTAGLGGMGGAQPLACTMAGASMLAVECRQSAIDFRLRTGYLDRQADDLGEAVAMINEACGRGEAVSVGLKANAADIFPELARRSAEDSRYAPDAVSDQTSAHDPLNGYLPQGWTLEEHERRRRSDPAGTVRAAKGSMAVQVRAMLDFWGREIPVVDYGNNIRQMALETGVENAFDFPGFVPAYIRPLFCRGKGPFRWVALSGDPEDIARTDEKVRELLPEDAALHRWLDMAAKRIRFQGLPARICWAGLGDRHRLGLAFNAMVRSGELKAPVVIGRDHLDAGSVASPNRETEAMKDGSDAVSDWPFLNALVNCASGATWVSVHHGGGVGIGYSQHAGVVICCDGSEAADRRISRVLWNDPATGVVRHADAGYEDALDCAGAFDLKLPSAP comes from the coding sequence ATGAAGAACAGTCGAACGATACGTGCGCCGCGGGGCGCCGGGCTCTCCTGCAAATCGTGGCTTACCGAGGCCCCGATGCGCATGCTGATGAACAATCTCGACCCGGAAGTCGCGGAGAACCCGGCGGAACTGGTCGTGTACGGCGGCCGGGGCAAGGCCGCGCGCAACTGGGAGGCGTTCGACCGGATGGTGGCGGCGCTCAGGGCGCTGGAGTCCGACGAAACCCTGCTCGTGCAGTCCGGCAAGCCGGTGGCCGTGCTGCGAACGTTTCCCGACGCGCCCCGGGTGCTGATCGCCAACTCCAACCTGGTGCCGCACTGGGCCACGCTGGAGCACTTCAACGAACTGGACCGGCAGGGCCTGATGATGTTCGGGCAGATGACCGCGGGGTCCTGGATCTACATCGGCAGCCAGGGCATCGTGCAGGGCACCTACGAGACCTATGCCGAGATGGGCCGCCAGCATTTCGGCGGCGACATGAGCGGCAAGTGGTTTCTGACCGCCGGACTGGGCGGGATGGGCGGCGCTCAGCCGCTCGCCTGCACCATGGCCGGGGCTTCGATGCTGGCGGTCGAATGCCGGCAGTCGGCCATCGATTTTCGCCTGCGTACAGGCTACCTCGACCGGCAGGCGGACGACCTGGGCGAGGCCGTGGCGATGATCAACGAGGCTTGCGGTCGCGGCGAGGCCGTTTCGGTGGGTCTCAAGGCCAACGCCGCCGACATCTTCCCGGAACTGGCCCGGCGCTCCGCGGAAGACTCTCGATACGCGCCGGACGCGGTGTCCGACCAGACCTCCGCGCACGATCCGCTGAACGGTTACCTGCCGCAGGGCTGGACGCTGGAGGAACACGAGCGGCGGCGGCGATCGGACCCGGCCGGAACGGTGCGCGCGGCAAAGGGGTCCATGGCGGTGCAGGTGCGCGCCATGCTCGATTTCTGGGGCCGCGAAATTCCGGTGGTCGATTACGGCAACAACATCCGCCAGATGGCTCTGGAAACCGGTGTCGAAAACGCCTTCGACTTCCCCGGATTCGTGCCCGCCTACATACGGCCGTTGTTCTGCCGCGGCAAGGGCCCGTTCCGATGGGTGGCGCTGTCCGGCGACCCGGAGGACATCGCGCGCACCGACGAGAAGGTCCGGGAACTCCTGCCGGAGGACGCGGCGCTGCACCGCTGGCTGGACATGGCGGCGAAGCGGATCCGGTTCCAGGGTCTTCCGGCGCGCATCTGCTGGGCGGGCCTGGGGGACCGGCACCGGCTGGGGCTCGCCTTCAACGCGATGGTGCGCAGCGGCGAACTGAAGGCGCCCGTCGTGATCGGGCGCGACCACCTCGACGCCGGCTCGGTCGCCAGTCCGAACCGCGAAACGGAAGCGATGAAGGACGGCTCGGACGCCGTGTCCGACTGGCCGTTTCTGAACGCGCTGGTGAACTGCGCCTCCGGGGCGACCTGGGTCTCGGTGCACCACGGCGGCGGTGTCGGAATCGGCTACTCGCAGCACGCCGGCGTGGTGATCTGCTGCGACGGCAGCGAGGCGGCGGACCGGCGTATTTCACGCGTCCTCTGGAACGATCCGGCCACCGGCGTGGTGCGCCACGCCGACGCCGGCTACGAGGACGCCCTGGACTGCGCCGGGGCCTTCGACCTCAAGCTGCCCTCGGCTCCCTGA
- a CDS encoding MFS transporter, translating to MSAAPARRSATLRVLSGDAWRWAMYDWANSAFALIVMTSFVPLLLREQWSAGETSTEITFIWGSANSIAALLLALGAPLLGALADQGGRLRRMLAVCVVPGAICTVLLALPGAGQWTTGLSLFVLAWLGYSAANVFYDALLTEVAEPKEYDLVSAYGFALGYIGSAMLFTLCALVTVDPARFGLDSQVQAMQLSMLVVGAWWVLFSVPLIRGGRRAKGAGRRARLGAAFTQLWSTLREARRYPQLWLFLIAYFLYIDGVYTIIKMAVDFGAAINLPPSDLVFAILVTNYLGFPATLAFGFAGRRFGPRRCIYVALVVYCLVTFLASMASQVWHFYLLAAMIGLAQGGVQSLSRSMFARLAPPGKSTEMFGFYNMFGRFAAILGPILTGYAALVLDSQRLGVLAILVLLIAGFILLTRVREPRAA from the coding sequence TTGAGCGCCGCCCCGGCAAGGCGTTCCGCAACCCTGCGGGTGCTGTCGGGCGATGCCTGGCGCTGGGCCATGTACGACTGGGCCAATTCGGCCTTCGCCCTGATCGTCATGACCTCCTTCGTCCCCTTGCTGCTGCGCGAACAATGGTCCGCGGGCGAGACGTCCACGGAAATCACGTTCATATGGGGCTCCGCCAACAGCATCGCCGCGCTGCTGCTGGCCCTGGGCGCCCCGCTGCTGGGCGCGCTGGCGGACCAGGGCGGGCGCCTGCGCAGGATGCTGGCGGTTTGCGTCGTGCCCGGCGCAATATGCACGGTGCTGCTGGCGCTGCCGGGCGCCGGGCAGTGGACAACGGGGCTTTCGTTGTTCGTTCTGGCCTGGCTCGGCTACTCCGCCGCCAATGTCTTCTACGACGCGCTTCTGACCGAGGTTGCCGAGCCGAAGGAATACGACCTGGTTTCCGCATACGGCTTTGCGCTGGGTTACATCGGCAGCGCAATGCTGTTCACGCTATGCGCGCTGGTGACGGTGGACCCGGCACGCTTCGGCCTGGATTCGCAGGTGCAGGCGATGCAGCTGAGCATGCTTGTGGTGGGCGCCTGGTGGGTGCTGTTCTCGGTTCCGCTGATCAGGGGAGGCCGCCGCGCGAAGGGCGCCGGCCGGCGCGCGCGCCTGGGAGCGGCCTTCACGCAACTGTGGTCCACGCTGCGCGAGGCGCGCCGCTACCCGCAGCTCTGGCTGTTCCTGATTGCGTATTTCCTCTATATCGACGGCGTTTACACGATCATCAAGATGGCGGTGGATTTCGGCGCGGCGATCAATCTGCCGCCGTCCGACCTCGTGTTCGCGATCCTGGTGACGAACTACCTCGGATTTCCGGCCACGCTGGCGTTCGGTTTCGCCGGGCGCCGCTTCGGCCCGCGGCGCTGCATCTACGTGGCGCTGGTGGTCTATTGCCTGGTCACCTTCCTGGCCAGCATGGCCAGCCAGGTCTGGCACTTCTACCTGCTGGCGGCGATGATCGGCCTCGCCCAGGGCGGCGTGCAGAGCCTGAGCCGGTCGATGTTCGCGCGCCTGGCTCCGCCCGGGAAGTCCACCGAAATGTTCGGTTTCTACAACATGTTCGGGCGCTTCGCCGCGATCCTGGGTCCGATCCTCACCGGCTATGCGGCCCTGGTACTGGACAGTCAGCGCCTGGGCGTGCTCGCGATCCTGGTGCTGCTGATCGCGGGCTTCATCCTGCTCACCCGGGTCAGGGAGCCGAGGGCAGCTTGA
- a CDS encoding uracil-DNA glycosylase: protein MGQDTRFSRAQRDLLDLMDTAVWTPRSADDPPVGDAPESEGVPPSRRAGRPPTQDDSRAPSSMPPAAAAPPELEALRSKVAACTACALHSGRRQTVFGVGNPRADWMFVGEGPGEEEDRRGEPFVGRAGKLLDAMLRAMQLDRQTVYIANIVKCRPPNNRNPGLDEAAACIPYLKRQIELIAPRLIVALGAVAAQRLLETDRPVGAMRGKLHYAAHLEPPVLVTYHPAYLLRSPGQKGKAWEDLQLAMREMDAMQEASGA from the coding sequence ATGGGACAGGACACCCGATTCAGCCGGGCGCAGCGCGATCTGCTGGACCTGATGGACACGGCCGTGTGGACGCCGCGGTCGGCGGATGACCCGCCCGTGGGCGACGCTCCCGAGAGCGAGGGCGTCCCGCCTTCGCGGAGGGCGGGACGCCCTCCCACCCAGGACGATTCGCGCGCGCCGAGTTCAATGCCGCCGGCGGCCGCTGCGCCGCCGGAGCTGGAGGCGCTGCGCAGCAAGGTCGCAGCCTGCACCGCCTGCGCGCTGCATTCCGGCCGCAGGCAGACTGTTTTCGGCGTCGGCAATCCCAGGGCCGACTGGATGTTCGTCGGCGAAGGCCCCGGCGAAGAGGAGGACCGCCGCGGCGAGCCGTTCGTGGGGCGCGCCGGAAAGCTGCTCGACGCGATGCTGCGGGCAATGCAGTTGGACCGCCAAACGGTCTATATCGCCAACATCGTCAAGTGCCGGCCGCCCAACAACCGCAATCCCGGCCTGGACGAAGCCGCAGCCTGCATTCCCTACCTCAAGCGACAGATCGAGTTGATCGCGCCGCGGCTGATCGTGGCCCTGGGCGCGGTCGCGGCGCAACGCCTGCTCGAAACCGACCGGCCGGTCGGCGCCATGCGCGGCAAGCTGCATTACGCCGCGCACCTTGAACCGCCAGTGCTGGTCACCTACCACCCCGCCTACCTGCTGCGGTCTCCCGGGCAGAAGGGCAAGGCCTGGGAGGACCTGCAACTGGCCATGCGCGAGATGGACGCCATGCAGGAAGCCAGCGGAGCGTAG
- a CDS encoding phosphatidylcholine/phosphatidylserine synthase, whose translation MTERSMRRWLAISASAGVSRSVARGSLESRIVGSDKRSGNCSGSQRTGRRQHNAEEMACGRLARMDGNREKFARGRAAFRKRGIYLFPNLLTSGALFAGFYAIVAGADGNFVNAAVSLYVAMILDALDGRVARLTGTETEFGRQYDSLSDVVAFGLGPAVVVYQWGLKYMGDYGWVWDKVGWVIAFLFAVGTALRLARFTARESVSDKNFFEGLPCPAAAGFVAGFVWLAADSQWTGLPVLILAGFVTLAAATLMCVRIAYPSFKHFAMNRRLKFTQMAAIPACFALIALDAPLMLFTLFGVYVALGPGLLVWRQVQKSRRRVMRKAAE comes from the coding sequence ATGACGGAACGCAGCATGAGGCGGTGGCTGGCGATTTCGGCTTCCGCCGGGGTCTCGCGCAGCGTGGCCAGGGGCAGTTTGGAAAGTCGCATCGTGGGGTCCGACAAACGGAGCGGCAATTGTAGTGGAAGCCAGCGAACAGGGCGTAGGCAGCACAACGCCGAGGAAATGGCTTGTGGCAGACTTGCTCGGATGGACGGCAACCGCGAGAAATTTGCCAGGGGCCGGGCGGCGTTCCGCAAGAGGGGCATTTACCTGTTCCCCAACCTGCTCACCAGCGGCGCCCTGTTTGCCGGCTTCTACGCCATCGTGGCCGGGGCCGACGGGAACTTCGTGAACGCCGCGGTGTCCTTGTACGTAGCGATGATTCTCGACGCCCTCGACGGGCGCGTCGCCCGATTGACCGGGACCGAAACCGAGTTTGGCCGCCAGTACGATTCCCTGTCCGACGTGGTCGCCTTCGGCCTGGGCCCCGCGGTGGTCGTGTACCAGTGGGGCCTGAAGTACATGGGCGATTACGGCTGGGTCTGGGACAAGGTCGGCTGGGTGATCGCCTTCCTGTTCGCGGTCGGGACGGCGCTGCGGCTGGCGCGATTCACGGCCCGGGAATCGGTGAGCGACAAGAACTTTTTCGAGGGGCTCCCGTGCCCCGCCGCCGCGGGCTTCGTGGCGGGCTTCGTGTGGCTTGCGGCCGATTCGCAATGGACGGGCCTTCCGGTCCTCATTCTGGCGGGCTTTGTGACGCTTGCGGCCGCGACCCTGATGTGCGTGCGTATCGCCTATCCCAGCTTCAAGCACTTCGCGATGAACCGGCGGCTGAAATTCACCCAGATGGCGGCGATTCCCGCTTGCTTCGCCCTGATCGCGCTGGACGCGCCGCTCATGCTGTTTACCCTGTTCGGCGTCTACGTGGCGCTGGGCCCGGGCCTCCTGGTCTGGCGCCAGGTGCAGAAGAGCCGCCGCCGGGTCATGCGCAAGGCCGCCGAGTGA
- a CDS encoding proline--tRNA ligase: MRLSKLPLATLRETPAEAEIASHRLMLRSVMVRRLASGLFTWMPMGWRVARIVERITREEMERIGAHEVLMPAVHPAELWRESGRWEDYGDLLLKMRDRGEREYCFGPTHEEVITDIARRELKSYRQLPVSFFQIQTKFRDEIRPRFGVMRAREFIMKDSYSFHLGEDSLRDTYGEYRKAYRRVFERLGLNYRVVQADSGEIGGSRSQEFHVLADSGEDLIVWCDGDDFAANLELAPALPPEGEREAPGDAMSQAHTPGMRTMRQVAAHLDRPLENCLKTLLVKGEGGGVAALVLRGDHEVNELKATALPGVAKPLQLANAQEVAQAASCPPGFVGPVNLSVTTYVDHAAGHQANFACGANRRDKHFVNVNWGRDLPEPECVDLRNAVEGDRSPGGGGGLQIARGIEVGHIFQLGDKYSRSMNAAVLDENGVEQHMQMGCYGLGVTRTVAAAIEQNHDERGIIWPEAMAPFSLVIVALNFARDEEVRATAERLYGDLQARGVEVLFDDRDASPGVKLADADLVGIPHRVVVSSRGLKQGTLEYKHRRSDDAEHLGADEAPQILSERTRR; the protein is encoded by the coding sequence ATGCGACTTTCCAAACTGCCCCTGGCCACGCTGCGCGAGACCCCGGCGGAAGCCGAAATCGCCAGCCACCGCCTCATGCTGCGTTCCGTCATGGTGCGCAGGCTGGCTTCCGGGCTGTTCACATGGATGCCCATGGGCTGGCGCGTGGCGCGCATCGTCGAACGGATCACGCGCGAGGAAATGGAGCGCATCGGCGCGCACGAGGTGCTGATGCCGGCCGTGCATCCGGCCGAATTGTGGCGCGAGAGCGGCCGCTGGGAAGATTACGGCGACCTGCTGCTGAAGATGCGCGACCGGGGCGAGCGCGAGTACTGTTTCGGACCCACGCACGAAGAGGTAATCACCGACATCGCGCGGCGCGAATTGAAGAGCTACCGCCAACTGCCGGTGAGCTTCTTCCAGATACAGACCAAGTTCCGCGACGAGATCCGCCCGCGTTTCGGCGTCATGCGCGCGCGCGAATTCATCATGAAGGATTCCTATTCGTTTCACCTGGGCGAGGATTCGCTGCGCGACACCTATGGCGAGTATCGCAAGGCGTACCGCCGGGTATTCGAGCGCCTGGGCCTGAACTACCGTGTGGTGCAGGCGGATTCGGGCGAAATCGGCGGCTCGCGCTCGCAGGAATTCCACGTGCTGGCCGATTCCGGCGAGGACCTGATCGTCTGGTGCGACGGCGACGATTTCGCCGCCAACCTGGAGCTGGCGCCCGCCCTTCCTCCCGAGGGCGAGCGGGAGGCGCCCGGCGACGCCATGTCGCAGGCGCACACGCCGGGCATGCGCACGATGCGGCAGGTCGCGGCGCACCTCGACCGGCCCCTGGAGAACTGTCTCAAGACCCTGCTGGTCAAGGGCGAGGGCGGCGGCGTTGCGGCGCTGGTGCTGCGCGGCGACCACGAGGTCAACGAACTGAAGGCGACGGCGCTGCCGGGGGTCGCCAAACCGCTGCAGCTGGCCAACGCGCAGGAGGTGGCGCAGGCGGCAAGCTGCCCGCCCGGGTTCGTGGGTCCGGTGAACCTGTCCGTGACCACCTACGTGGACCACGCAGCCGGCCACCAGGCGAACTTCGCCTGCGGCGCGAACCGGCGCGACAAGCACTTCGTGAACGTCAACTGGGGACGCGACCTGCCCGAGCCCGAGTGCGTGGACCTGCGAAACGCCGTGGAGGGCGACCGCAGCCCGGGCGGCGGTGGCGGTCTGCAGATCGCCCGCGGGATCGAGGTCGGCCACATTTTCCAGCTCGGCGACAAGTACAGCCGTTCGATGAACGCCGCCGTGCTCGACGAGAACGGCGTCGAGCAGCACATGCAGATGGGCTGCTACGGGCTCGGCGTAACCCGGACGGTGGCGGCGGCAATCGAACAGAACCACGACGAGCGGGGCATCATCTGGCCGGAAGCGATGGCGCCCTTCAGCCTGGTGATCGTGGCGCTGAACTTCGCGCGCGACGAAGAGGTGCGGGCGACGGCGGAGCGGCTCTACGGGGACCTGCAAGCGCGGGGCGTGGAAGTGCTTTTCGACGACCGCGACGCAAGCCCCGGGGTGAAACTCGCCGACGCCGACCTGGTCGGCATTCCGCATCGTGTCGTCGTGAGTTCGCGCGGGCTCAAGCAGGGGACGCTGGAATACAAGCACCGCCGCTCGGATGACGCCGAGCACCTCGGCGCCGACGAAGCCCCGCAAATCCTGTCGGAGCGTACCCGGCGATAA
- a CDS encoding acylphosphatase → MSGEVCRRYIVSGRVQGVFFRASTASVAHRLGLRGRARNLPDGNVMVLALGPESKVDELAEWLRDGPPSAKVTEVQQADEPLDQWQHLPDFRTH, encoded by the coding sequence ATGTCCGGAGAGGTCTGCCGCCGCTACATCGTTTCGGGACGCGTGCAGGGCGTGTTCTTCCGCGCCAGCACCGCCAGCGTCGCGCACCGTCTCGGTCTGCGCGGGCGCGCCAGGAACCTCCCCGACGGCAACGTGATGGTCCTGGCCCTGGGCCCGGAATCAAAGGTGGACGAACTGGCCGAGTGGCTGCGCGATGGACCGCCGTCCGCGAAAGTAACCGAGGTTCAGCAGGCGGACGAGCCGCTGGACCAGTGGCAGCACCTCCCCGACTTCCGCACCCACTGA
- a CDS encoding M24 family metallopeptidase: MGGQQSFRETFAQGGSLLQGGPLFNRERAEKVLKEESLAGLIVAEPLNVFHLTGYWPQLGKMGFAAPSMALLSADPKKPVALVMPQFLHYYVYADAHFSGDVEPWLYTHRAVSGTAIEGDYDESATGALHVYRDKGDVPMGELELHRRAAVEAVTQRHGVSAEREFTMVKAARALDMTGGRIGVDHMAIMAMLESSPLSAVAVPADNTLRKIRLVKSPREIELMRLAAQANAEAALAAVGTVREGATTQELRAAFFSEAAARGNAGVFMAIDRMITEVADFEFSDGAAFFVDCVSSGWHYHGDFARTIFLGEPAAAMRDATRAMHIGWEAIRERLRPGLRYSEIPPIGQKAVRTAGLDFDIPFSPHSVGLTHTDEPGQHGRPYWVKDDLTLEPGMILSVDCPVLNTGMGGSAHMEDLSLITADGAEPIHTITDPVIIV; encoded by the coding sequence ATGGGCGGCCAGCAATCCTTCCGCGAAACCTTCGCCCAGGGCGGGTCGCTGCTCCAGGGTGGTCCCCTGTTCAACCGCGAACGGGCGGAAAAGGTACTGAAGGAGGAATCGCTTGCCGGGCTCATCGTCGCCGAGCCCCTCAACGTCTTTCACCTGACCGGCTACTGGCCGCAGCTGGGCAAGATGGGCTTCGCGGCGCCCAGCATGGCCTTGCTCTCTGCCGACCCGAAGAAGCCGGTGGCGCTGGTCATGCCCCAGTTTCTCCACTACTACGTGTACGCCGACGCCCACTTTTCCGGTGACGTCGAACCCTGGCTCTACACCCACCGGGCCGTCAGCGGAACCGCGATTGAGGGCGATTACGACGAATCGGCGACCGGCGCGCTTCACGTTTACCGGGACAAGGGCGATGTCCCGATGGGCGAGTTGGAACTGCATCGGCGCGCAGCCGTGGAGGCGGTTACCCAGCGGCATGGCGTAAGCGCCGAACGCGAATTCACGATGGTCAAGGCGGCGCGAGCGCTGGACATGACCGGCGGGCGAATCGGCGTCGACCACATGGCGATCATGGCCATGCTGGAGTCCTCGCCGCTGTCGGCCGTCGCCGTGCCGGCGGACAACACCCTGCGCAAGATCCGCCTGGTCAAGTCGCCGCGCGAAATCGAACTCATGCGGCTGGCCGCGCAGGCCAACGCCGAGGCCGCGCTGGCCGCCGTCGGCACGGTTCGCGAGGGAGCGACCACCCAGGAACTGAGGGCGGCGTTCTTCTCCGAGGCCGCCGCCCGCGGCAACGCCGGCGTGTTCATGGCCATCGACCGGATGATCACGGAAGTGGCGGACTTCGAGTTCAGCGACGGGGCCGCTTTCTTCGTGGACTGCGTCAGCAGCGGCTGGCACTACCACGGCGATTTCGCACGAACCATTTTCCTTGGCGAACCCGCCGCGGCGATGCGCGACGCCACGCGCGCTATGCACATCGGCTGGGAGGCGATTCGCGAACGACTGCGCCCGGGACTGCGCTATTCGGAAATCCCGCCGATCGGCCAGAAGGCCGTGCGCACCGCCGGGCTGGACTTCGACATCCCATTCTCGCCGCACAGCGTGGGACTCACCCACACCGACGAGCCGGGCCAGCACGGGCGGCCCTACTGGGTCAAGGACGACCTGACGCTGGAGCCCGGGATGATCCTCAGCGTCGACTGCCCGGTCCTGAACACCGGAATGGGCGGCTCGGCCCACATGGAAGACCTGAGCCTGATCACTGCCGACGGCGCCGAGCCCATCCACACGATCACCGACCCCGTCATCATCGTATGA
- the wrbA gene encoding NAD(P)H:quinone oxidoreductase yields the protein MTSELKILVVYYSVKGATEALARAIGRGIEMTSDCEAVLRATPPVAAQSGEAMPAVPESGAPYASKDDLRDCAGLALGSPTRFGAPGAPIQHFLDGLAAEWVSGLLVDKPAAVFTSSNSMHGGQEATLLSLAVPLMHHGMLITGIPYTVPELRKTTSGGSPYGASHVERTSANGLTQDEKTLAEALGRRLAQLARTLHKS from the coding sequence ATGACCAGCGAACTCAAGATCCTGGTGGTGTATTACTCGGTGAAGGGCGCTACCGAAGCCCTGGCGCGCGCCATCGGCCGCGGCATCGAAATGACGTCCGACTGCGAGGCCGTGCTGCGCGCCACACCTCCGGTCGCAGCGCAGTCCGGCGAGGCCATGCCCGCCGTCCCCGAGAGCGGCGCACCCTATGCGAGCAAGGACGATCTGCGCGATTGCGCGGGCCTGGCGCTCGGCAGTCCCACGCGCTTCGGCGCCCCCGGCGCGCCGATCCAGCATTTCCTGGACGGACTCGCGGCGGAATGGGTCTCGGGCCTGCTGGTGGACAAGCCCGCCGCGGTATTCACGTCGTCGAACAGCATGCACGGCGGCCAGGAAGCCACGCTGCTGTCGCTGGCCGTACCCCTGATGCATCACGGCATGCTGATCACGGGCATCCCCTACACCGTGCCCGAATTGCGCAAGACCACGTCCGGCGGCTCGCCGTACGGCGCATCGCACGTCGAGCGCACCAGCGCAAACGGCCTCACCCAGGACGAGAAAACCCTCGCCGAAGCCCTCGGCCGGCGCCTCGCCCAACTCGCCCGTACCCTCCACAAATCCTGA
- the dapD gene encoding 2,3,4,5-tetrahydropyridine-2,6-dicarboxylate N-succinyltransferase, translating to MQDLRNIIEAAYEQRAELAPDRAPAELRAAIDEAIGLLDRGEARVAEPAEDGWQVNEWLKKAVLLYFAVTPNREISAGHTRYFDKVPLKFAGGDIESSGVRVVPDAQARRGAYIAPGVVLMPSYVNIGAYVDSGSLVDTWATVGSCAQIGKNVHLSGGAGIGGVLEPLQATPTIIEDDCFIGARSEIVEGVVVERGAVIAMGVYIGQSTRIYDRARDEVLYGRVPAGSVVVPGSLPDGKSRAQLYCAVIVKQVDERTRRRTSLNELLRDG from the coding sequence GTGCAAGACCTGCGCAACATCATCGAAGCCGCGTACGAACAACGTGCGGAACTCGCGCCCGACAGAGCGCCCGCCGAACTGCGCGCGGCCATCGACGAGGCGATCGGCTTGCTCGACCGCGGCGAGGCGCGCGTGGCCGAACCTGCCGAGGACGGCTGGCAGGTCAACGAGTGGCTCAAGAAGGCCGTGCTCCTGTATTTCGCGGTGACGCCCAACCGCGAGATCTCTGCCGGGCATACGCGTTACTTCGACAAGGTCCCGCTGAAATTCGCCGGCGGCGACATCGAGTCGTCCGGCGTGCGCGTGGTGCCCGACGCGCAGGCGCGGCGAGGGGCCTACATCGCGCCCGGCGTCGTGCTGATGCCCAGCTACGTGAACATCGGCGCCTACGTGGACAGCGGCTCGCTGGTCGACACCTGGGCCACGGTGGGAAGCTGCGCCCAGATCGGAAAAAACGTGCACCTTTCCGGGGGAGCGGGCATCGGCGGGGTGCTGGAGCCCCTGCAGGCCACACCCACCATCATCGAGGACGACTGCTTCATCGGCGCGCGTTCCGAGATCGTGGAGGGCGTGGTCGTGGAGCGCGGCGCGGTCATCGCAATGGGCGTGTATATCGGGCAGAGCACCCGCATTTACGACCGGGCCCGCGACGAGGTCCTCTACGGACGGGTGCCCGCCGGGTCGGTCGTCGTTCCGGGCAGCCTGCCGGACGGCAAGAGCCGGGCGCAGCTCTACTGCGCCGTCATCGTCAAGCAGGTGGACGAACGCACCCGCAGGCGCACTTCATTGAACGAGTTGCTCCGCGATGGCTGA